A region from the Rheinheimera mangrovi genome encodes:
- a CDS encoding aldo/keto reductase translates to MLPIQHYFPKADALVYGCMGLGGSWDQPTTSKEQRDLSFTAIDAALEANIRFFDHADIYTRGKAEAVFGEYLAAHSGLRDQLILQSKCAIRFADATAVGRYDFSKSYIVESVHQSLKRLQTDYLDILLLHRPDQLMLIDEVAEAFAELKQQGKVKAFGVSNFGWPQLQLLQSALPEPLVANQLQMSLKDLNWLEQNVLTAMPDSAAHHFSYGTVEYCQLHKVQLQAWGSLAQGLFTGGRSPETAAQQATAALVASLAADYQTSPEAIVLAFLLKHPVGIQPVIGTTAPARIAACQKALTVNLSREHWYALYVAARGKALP, encoded by the coding sequence ATGTTACCCATTCAGCATTATTTTCCCAAAGCCGATGCGTTAGTTTATGGTTGCATGGGATTGGGCGGTAGCTGGGATCAACCTACTACCAGCAAAGAACAACGTGATTTATCTTTTACTGCCATAGATGCGGCTCTGGAAGCTAACATTCGCTTTTTTGATCATGCAGACATTTACACCAGAGGCAAAGCCGAAGCTGTGTTTGGTGAGTATCTGGCGGCTCATTCCGGTTTACGTGACCAACTGATACTGCAAAGTAAATGTGCCATCCGTTTTGCTGATGCAACCGCGGTTGGGCGTTATGATTTTAGTAAAAGTTATATTGTTGAATCAGTGCATCAATCGTTAAAACGACTGCAAACCGACTATTTAGATATTTTACTGCTGCACAGACCAGATCAGCTGATGTTGATTGATGAAGTGGCTGAAGCTTTTGCAGAGTTAAAGCAACAAGGCAAAGTGAAGGCATTTGGCGTATCCAATTTTGGTTGGCCTCAACTGCAGTTACTGCAATCGGCCTTGCCTGAGCCTTTGGTGGCCAATCAGCTGCAAATGAGCCTGAAAGATTTAAACTGGCTGGAGCAAAATGTTCTGACCGCCATGCCGGATAGCGCGGCTCATCATTTCAGTTATGGCACTGTGGAATACTGTCAGTTACACAAAGTACAACTGCAAGCCTGGGGCAGTCTGGCACAAGGCCTGTTTACCGGCGGCCGCAGTCCGGAAACTGCCGCCCAGCAGGCAACGGCCGCATTAGTTGCGTCATTGGCTGCGGACTATCAAACCAGTCCTGAAGCTATAGTTCTGGCGTTTTTGCTGAAGCATCCTGTCGGTATTCAGCCAGTGATAGGCACAACCGCGCCTGCTCGTATCGCCGCTTGCCAGAAAGCCTTAACTGTCAACTTAAGCCGTGAACACTGGTATGCGCTTTATGTCGCAGCCAGAGGAAAAGCATTACCTTAA
- a CDS encoding 5'-nucleotidase, lipoprotein e(P4) family yields MWYIENPIPFTLLIFRPMESMMKPSFSLLLCGLIFSFSSQAAPHDNMNATLWYQTSAEFKASAIQTYQTAALQLPHAIADKNWTALPNQSTNYQQLPMAIIVDIDETILDNSPSAAQSVLLNTGYDAKRWDQWVAMAAAKAVPGAVAFVNKAEAAGVKVLYISNRECEQRAGNNDSCPQKTDTLRNLKAVGIAKIDASQIWLKSEQKGWSSEKESRRLLAAKDFRILMSIGDDFGDFLPDVKKNITPEQRSALVDNYQDYWGAKWFVLANPTYGSWQTILKQPNSQYLQSVPAAKL; encoded by the coding sequence GGAGTCCATGATGAAACCATCCTTCTCATTGCTGCTGTGCGGCCTGATATTCTCATTTAGCTCGCAAGCCGCACCTCATGACAATATGAATGCCACCTTGTGGTATCAAACCTCTGCAGAATTCAAAGCCAGCGCTATTCAAACCTACCAAACCGCCGCTTTGCAGTTACCTCATGCTATTGCTGATAAAAACTGGACTGCTTTACCCAATCAGAGCACCAACTACCAACAGCTGCCTATGGCAATTATTGTTGATATTGACGAAACCATTTTGGACAACTCACCTTCAGCGGCGCAAAGCGTGTTATTAAATACGGGGTATGATGCAAAACGATGGGATCAATGGGTCGCCATGGCCGCAGCCAAAGCAGTACCAGGCGCTGTAGCTTTTGTGAATAAAGCTGAAGCTGCAGGAGTGAAGGTGTTGTACATCAGCAATCGTGAGTGTGAACAACGTGCCGGCAACAATGACAGCTGCCCACAAAAAACCGATACGCTGCGTAACTTAAAAGCTGTGGGTATAGCAAAAATTGATGCATCACAAATCTGGTTAAAATCAGAACAAAAGGGCTGGAGCAGCGAAAAAGAAAGTCGCCGTCTGCTTGCTGCCAAAGATTTCCGTATTTTGATGTCGATTGGTGATGACTTTGGTGATTTCCTGCCGGACGTGAAGAAAAATATCACGCCTGAACAACGTTCAGCCTTGGTAGATAACTATCAGGACTATTGGGGTGCAAAATGGTTTGTGTTGGCCAACCCGACTTATGGTTCCTGGCAGACTATTTTAAAGCAGCCAAACAGCCAGTATTTGCAGTCTGTGCCTGCAGCTAAGTTGTAA